One window from the genome of Aquabacterium sp. A3 encodes:
- a CDS encoding long-chain-acyl-CoA synthetase: MQTTPAVPDSNAAANPGTIGLLTWLGAGLRMAPELPILVPGLLRLAFLRPHQTGSIGLTFERQTARHPGRPALRFEDRVWTYQELNAWANQLAHSLKQAGVRTGDAVGLLMENRAEVLAYTLGIVKLGATVTLLNHNLRGDSLAHTLRITGPRIVLLGAECEDAAHSLSPEQLAAHPITWWWDGDGPAPHGWKHLRDDIARAPRTNLPETAQITLKQAAFHIFTSGTTGMPKASVMSHYRWHRCLYGLGVLGLRLRQDDVLYCALPLYHNNALTVSWGATVGAGACLALARKFSVSGFWGDIDRHRATAFTYIGELCRYLLNQPPKPDDARHGVRAIIGNGLRPDIWPAFQQRFGIKHVAEFYAASECNLAFVNALNMPASAGMCPLSFAIAAFDVAEEQPIRAQNGQGFMRQVGKGEVGLLLTEITDKAPLDGYTDAKATEAKVYRNVFKTGDAWFNTGDLVRDQGFGHIQFVDRVGDTFRWKGENVATTEVEAALCQQAGIQEAVVYGVQIPGADGRAGMAAVQLDEGVHTIDGAALMAGLKATLPKYAVPLFLRVRDTHEVTATFKHRKVELKREAFDPAQVSDALWVLTPTGYTPLSSEHLNAIQSGQFRFE; the protein is encoded by the coding sequence GTGCAAACCACTCCTGCTGTACCCGACTCCAACGCCGCCGCCAACCCGGGCACCATCGGACTGCTGACCTGGCTGGGTGCCGGGCTGCGCATGGCGCCCGAGTTGCCCATCCTGGTGCCTGGCCTGCTGCGCCTGGCATTTTTGCGCCCCCACCAGACGGGCTCCATCGGCCTGACGTTCGAACGGCAGACCGCACGACACCCGGGCCGACCGGCCTTGCGTTTTGAAGACCGCGTCTGGACCTACCAGGAGCTCAACGCCTGGGCCAACCAGTTGGCCCACAGCCTGAAACAGGCCGGCGTGCGCACCGGCGACGCCGTGGGCCTGCTGATGGAAAACCGCGCCGAGGTGCTGGCCTACACCCTGGGCATCGTCAAGCTGGGCGCCACGGTCACCCTGCTCAATCACAACTTGCGCGGCGACTCGCTGGCCCACACCCTGCGCATCACGGGCCCCCGCATCGTGCTGCTGGGCGCCGAGTGCGAAGACGCCGCACACTCGCTGAGCCCGGAGCAACTCGCCGCCCACCCCATCACGTGGTGGTGGGACGGCGACGGCCCGGCGCCGCACGGCTGGAAACACCTGCGCGACGACATCGCCCGCGCCCCGCGCACCAACCTGCCCGAGACCGCGCAGATCACGCTCAAGCAAGCGGCCTTCCACATCTTCACCTCGGGCACCACCGGCATGCCCAAGGCCTCGGTGATGTCGCATTACCGCTGGCACCGTTGCCTGTATGGTCTGGGCGTGCTGGGCTTGAGGCTGCGCCAGGATGACGTGCTGTACTGCGCGCTGCCGCTGTACCACAACAACGCGCTGACCGTGTCCTGGGGGGCCACCGTGGGCGCGGGCGCCTGTCTGGCCCTGGCCCGCAAGTTCAGCGTGTCGGGCTTCTGGGGCGACATCGACCGCCACCGCGCCACCGCCTTCACCTACATCGGCGAGCTGTGCCGCTACCTGCTCAACCAGCCCCCCAAGCCCGATGACGCCCGCCATGGTGTGCGCGCCATCATCGGCAACGGCCTGCGCCCTGACATCTGGCCGGCGTTTCAGCAGCGCTTCGGCATCAAGCACGTGGCCGAGTTCTACGCCGCCAGCGAGTGCAACCTCGCCTTCGTGAACGCCCTGAACATGCCCGCCAGTGCCGGCATGTGCCCCCTGTCGTTCGCCATCGCCGCCTTCGACGTGGCCGAAGAGCAACCCATCCGTGCCCAGAACGGCCAAGGCTTCATGCGCCAGGTCGGCAAGGGCGAAGTCGGGCTGCTGCTCACCGAGATCACCGACAAGGCCCCGCTGGACGGCTACACCGACGCCAAGGCCACCGAGGCCAAGGTGTACCGCAACGTGTTCAAAACAGGCGACGCCTGGTTCAACACCGGCGATCTGGTGCGCGACCAGGGCTTTGGCCACATCCAGTTCGTCGACCGCGTAGGCGACACCTTCCGCTGGAAGGGCGAGAACGTGGCCACCACGGAGGTGGAAGCCGCCCTGTGCCAGCAAGCCGGCATCCAGGAGGCCGTGGTGTACGGCGTGCAGATCCCGGGGGCCGATGGCCGCGCGGGCATGGCCGCCGTGCAACTGGACGAGGGGGTGCACACCATTGACGGCGCGGCGCTGATGGCCGGGCTCAAGGCCACCTTGCCCAAGTATGCGGTGCCCCTGTTCTTGCGTGTGCGCGACACCCACGAGGTCACGGCCACCTTCAAGCACCGCAAGGTCGAGCTCAAACGCGAGGCCTTCGACCCGGCCCAGGTGAGTGATGCCCTGTGGGTGTTGACGCCCACGGGCTACACGCCCCTGAGCAGCGAGCACCTGAACGCCATTCAATCGGGACAGTTCCGCTTCGAATAA
- a CDS encoding acyl-CoA dehydrogenase family protein, producing MSNIVRMGLRTLRKVAASPQLDKSGLRGPTQRLIYEGTKLGFKSIATASRGFKLVQGVGSAQRPQRKTATDLFDLRPDDEQTMMMEAMRVFADEQLRPAATQADADGRLAPSLATAFAELGVASLAVPDELGGSGSSYAVMTQVLIAEQLAHGDLGMAWACLAPAAVSLSLLRWGTAQQQATYLGAFAGEHPPPAALAIVEPTPVFDPFALRTVARPAPGGGFVLDGEKSLVPGVDGAELFIIAAELPGQGPRLFVVEAGTAGLSSAPEPAMGLRAAATGRLKLDGVAVPAHALLGADQPGAYRECIQLARLGWCALSIGCAQAVLDYLIPYVNERVAFGEPISHRQSVAFAVSNIAIELQGMRLLTWRAAELADTLGADDPAVAEAITLARRQCIDKGMAIGSDGVQLLGGHGFVKEHPAERWYRDLRALAVMEGGMLL from the coding sequence ATGAGCAACATCGTCCGCATGGGCCTGCGCACCCTGCGCAAGGTCGCGGCCTCGCCTCAGCTCGACAAATCCGGGCTGCGCGGCCCCACCCAGCGCCTGATTTACGAGGGCACCAAGCTGGGCTTCAAGTCCATCGCCACGGCCAGCCGTGGTTTCAAGCTGGTGCAAGGCGTGGGGTCGGCTCAACGTCCGCAGCGCAAAACCGCCACCGACCTGTTCGACCTGCGCCCCGACGACGAACAGACCATGATGATGGAGGCCATGCGCGTGTTCGCCGACGAACAACTGCGCCCCGCCGCCACACAGGCCGATGCCGACGGTCGACTGGCTCCGTCGCTGGCCACCGCCTTCGCCGAACTGGGCGTGGCCTCGCTGGCCGTGCCCGATGAGCTGGGGGGATCGGGCTCGTCATATGCCGTGATGACCCAGGTGCTGATCGCCGAACAACTGGCCCATGGCGACCTGGGCATGGCCTGGGCCTGTCTGGCGCCCGCCGCCGTGAGCCTGAGCCTCTTGCGCTGGGGCACCGCCCAGCAGCAGGCCACCTACCTGGGTGCTTTCGCGGGTGAGCACCCGCCGCCCGCCGCCCTGGCCATCGTGGAGCCCACGCCCGTGTTCGACCCCTTTGCGCTGCGCACCGTGGCCCGCCCCGCGCCCGGTGGTGGATTTGTGCTGGACGGTGAAAAAAGCCTGGTGCCCGGTGTGGACGGCGCCGAGCTCTTCATCATCGCGGCCGAACTGCCAGGCCAGGGCCCGCGCCTGTTCGTGGTGGAAGCCGGCACCGCCGGCCTGAGCAGCGCCCCCGAGCCCGCCATGGGCCTGCGTGCCGCCGCCACCGGCCGCCTCAAGCTGGACGGCGTGGCCGTGCCAGCCCACGCCCTGCTGGGGGCCGACCAACCCGGCGCCTACCGCGAATGCATCCAGCTGGCCCGCCTGGGCTGGTGCGCACTCAGCATCGGCTGCGCGCAAGCCGTGCTCGATTACCTCATTCCTTACGTGAACGAGCGCGTGGCCTTTGGCGAGCCCATCAGCCACCGCCAATCGGTGGCGTTTGCCGTGTCCAACATCGCCATCGAACTGCAAGGCATGCGCTTGCTGACCTGGCGCGCCGCCGAACTGGCCGACACCCTGGGCGCGGACGACCCCGCCGTGGCCGAGGCCATCACCCTGGCGCGCCGCCAGTGCATCGACAAGGGCATGGCCATTGGCAGCGATGGCGTGCAACTGCTGGGTGGGCATGGCTTCGTGAAAGAGCACCCGGCCGAGCGCTGGTACCGCGACCTGCGTGCCCTGGCCGTGATGGAGGGCGGGATGCTGCTGTGA
- a CDS encoding acyl-CoA dehydrogenase family protein, whose translation MIHLDTPKRFAPLVNQAREVARQVLRPISRQYDRAEHDRPVELDMLAAAINGMNDAMGEMGAGATGVRRTAPRNPDENANGTNLSTCLSIMELCWGDVGLLLGMPGQGLGNAAIASVANEEQLARFKGRWAAMAITEPGCGSDSAAIRTTARLDGDHYVLNGEKIYVTSGDRADLVVVWATLDKSLGRAAIKSFVVEKGTPGFELARLEHKLGIRASDTAAFILKDCRVPKANLLGDPEIQAEKSFAGVMQTFDNTRPLVAAMAVGLAKACLDEITPLMAEAGLTLDADRPLHRQPHAVAELVRLRADYEAARLLTLQAAWMADNGRPNSLEASMAKAKAGRTCVDIALKCVELAGAVGYSEVSLLEKWARDAKILDIFEGTQQIQLLIIARRLLGKSSAELK comes from the coding sequence ATGATCCATCTCGACACCCCCAAGCGCTTTGCCCCGCTGGTGAACCAGGCCCGTGAAGTGGCCCGCCAGGTGCTGCGCCCCATCTCTCGCCAATACGACCGCGCCGAACACGACCGCCCGGTTGAACTGGACATGCTGGCCGCCGCCATCAACGGCATGAACGACGCCATGGGCGAAATGGGCGCAGGCGCCACCGGCGTGCGCCGCACCGCGCCCCGCAACCCCGACGAAAACGCCAACGGCACCAACCTCTCCACCTGCCTGAGCATCATGGAGCTGTGCTGGGGCGACGTGGGCCTGCTGCTGGGCATGCCTGGCCAGGGCCTGGGCAACGCGGCCATCGCCTCGGTGGCCAACGAAGAGCAACTGGCGCGCTTCAAAGGCCGCTGGGCCGCCATGGCCATCACCGAACCGGGCTGCGGCTCCGACTCGGCCGCCATCCGCACCACCGCCCGCCTGGACGGCGATCACTACGTGCTCAACGGCGAAAAAATCTACGTCACCTCCGGCGACCGCGCCGACCTGGTCGTGGTCTGGGCCACGCTGGACAAGAGCCTGGGCCGTGCGGCCATCAAGTCTTTCGTCGTGGAGAAAGGCACGCCCGGCTTCGAGCTGGCCCGGCTGGAGCACAAGCTGGGCATCCGCGCCAGCGACACGGCCGCCTTCATCCTGAAAGACTGCCGCGTGCCCAAGGCCAACCTGCTGGGCGACCCCGAGATCCAGGCCGAGAAGAGCTTTGCCGGGGTCATGCAGACCTTCGACAACACCCGCCCGCTGGTGGCCGCGATGGCCGTGGGCCTGGCCAAGGCCTGCCTGGACGAGATCACGCCGCTGATGGCCGAGGCTGGCCTGACACTGGACGCCGACCGCCCCCTGCACCGCCAGCCCCACGCCGTGGCCGAACTGGTGCGCCTGCGCGCGGATTACGAAGCCGCACGCCTGCTGACCCTGCAGGCCGCCTGGATGGCCGACAACGGCCGGCCCAACTCGCTGGAAGCCTCGATGGCCAAGGCCAAGGCGGGCCGCACCTGCGTGGACATCGCGCTCAAGTGCGTGGAGCTGGCCGGCGCCGTGGGCTACAGCGAGGTCTCGTTGCTGGAGAAGTGGGCCCGCGACGCCAAGATCCTCGACATCTTCGAGGGCACGCAGCAGATCCAGTTGCTGATCATCGCGCGGCGCCTGCTGGGCAAGTCGTCGGCCGAGCTGAAGTAA
- a CDS encoding aminotransferase-like domain-containing protein, protein MSMPQAWRLAARTAAMRPSAVRDILKVTQQSRVLSLAGGLPSPDSFPIEALAEASRRLWLERGASALQYAASEGWPALRQWVAQRLSAHGVPVAPEQVLITSGSQQGLDLLGKVLIEPGQPVLVEQPSYLGALQSFAPYQPAWHTWATDAEGPLPDGLRAGHRLAYLVPSYQNPSARCVSSQRRRALALRAAAVGVPVVEDDPYGELWYEQAPPPPLFTHAPDDVVLLGSWSKVLAPGLRLGHLVCPASRLDDVGARLLQARQGADLHSSSLGQALVCSLLEQGFDLDAHLAGVRQRYRAQRDALHQALLRHLPPGWQWQVPAGGMFFWLQGPATLDAAALLPQALNAGVAFVPGEAFGVPGQVASALRSCMRLSFVTLSPDQLDEAVRRLASCLPGAA, encoded by the coding sequence ATGAGCATGCCCCAAGCCTGGCGATTGGCGGCCCGCACCGCGGCCATGAGGCCATCGGCCGTGCGCGACATCCTCAAGGTCACGCAGCAGTCTCGGGTGTTGTCGCTGGCTGGGGGGCTGCCCTCGCCCGACAGTTTTCCAATCGAGGCCCTGGCCGAAGCCAGTCGCCGACTGTGGCTGGAGCGTGGCGCGTCGGCCTTGCAGTACGCAGCCAGCGAGGGCTGGCCCGCCTTGCGCCAGTGGGTGGCGCAGCGCCTGTCGGCCCATGGCGTGCCCGTGGCCCCCGAGCAGGTGCTGATCACCTCGGGCTCTCAGCAGGGGCTGGACCTCTTGGGCAAGGTGCTGATCGAGCCAGGGCAGCCCGTGCTGGTGGAGCAACCCAGTTACCTGGGCGCCTTGCAGAGTTTCGCGCCTTACCAGCCTGCATGGCACACCTGGGCCACCGACGCGGAGGGGCCTCTCCCCGACGGCCTGAGGGCGGGGCACCGATTGGCCTACCTCGTGCCCAGTTACCAGAATCCATCGGCGCGTTGCGTGTCGAGTCAGCGGCGTCGCGCCTTGGCGCTGAGGGCCGCCGCCGTGGGGGTGCCCGTGGTGGAGGACGACCCTTATGGTGAGCTCTGGTACGAGCAGGCACCGCCACCGCCTTTGTTCACGCACGCCCCTGACGACGTGGTGCTGCTGGGCTCGTGGTCGAAGGTGCTGGCGCCGGGTTTGAGGCTGGGCCATCTGGTGTGCCCTGCCTCGCGGCTGGACGATGTGGGCGCACGCCTGCTGCAGGCCCGCCAAGGCGCCGACCTGCACAGCAGCAGCCTGGGGCAGGCCTTGGTGTGCAGCTTGCTGGAGCAAGGCTTTGACCTGGACGCCCACCTGGCGGGTGTACGACAGCGGTACCGGGCCCAGCGCGACGCCCTGCACCAGGCCCTGTTGAGGCACTTGCCACCGGGATGGCAGTGGCAGGTGCCTGCGGGCGGCATGTTTTTCTGGCTGCAAGGGCCCGCGACGCTGGACGCTGCGGCCTTGTTGCCTCAGGCCTTGAACGCCGGGGTGGCGTTCGTGCCGGGAGAGGCCTTTGGGGTGCCGGGTCAGGTCGCCTCGGCGCTGCGGTCTTGCATGCGCCTGTCGTTCGTCACCTTGTCGCCAGACCAGCTGGACGAGGCCGTGCGCCGGCTGGCTTCGTGCCTGCCGGGCGCGGCCTGA
- a CDS encoding DMT family transporter gives MHSTHQVPLTGAPATSCAPIPPATPWRPVVLGLLAVAMFAMTIPMTRVATGSPEAPQLPPLLVALGRGALAALPAALYLGWVRSRRPSRAEWPWLMGVVLGGVMVFPACMGWAVRQVPAWHASVITGVLPLLTAVLASGWLGQRPSPGFWWFGGLGMALVLGFALSTSSSLAVGWSGWPDVSLLIGMVGAAVAYVSGARAAQRRPAPEVMSWALVLALPVTAPGLWWQWSLTTTGWAATVQPQAWWALAYVALCSSWLGFFAWYAALAQDAMRVSQLQLLQPFGAMALSAWLLGEHVSAWAPLCAVGVAWCVWRGQSHLRRGAPSAR, from the coding sequence ATGCACAGCACACATCAAGTCCCCTTGACCGGGGCGCCGGCCACGTCCTGCGCACCCATCCCGCCCGCCACACCATGGCGCCCCGTGGTGCTGGGCTTGCTGGCCGTGGCCATGTTCGCCATGACCATCCCCATGACGCGGGTGGCCACGGGCTCGCCTGAGGCGCCGCAGTTGCCACCCTTGCTGGTGGCGCTGGGCCGTGGGGCTTTGGCAGCGCTGCCGGCGGCCCTCTACCTCGGGTGGGTGCGTTCACGCCGGCCGTCCCGCGCAGAGTGGCCCTGGCTGATGGGGGTGGTGCTGGGTGGGGTCATGGTCTTCCCGGCGTGCATGGGTTGGGCGGTCCGGCAGGTGCCGGCCTGGCATGCCTCGGTCATCACGGGGGTGCTGCCCCTGTTGACGGCCGTGCTGGCCAGCGGGTGGCTGGGCCAACGGCCATCCCCAGGGTTTTGGTGGTTTGGTGGCCTGGGCATGGCGTTGGTGCTGGGCTTTGCCCTGAGCACGTCTTCCAGCCTGGCGGTGGGGTGGTCGGGGTGGCCCGATGTCAGCCTGCTGATCGGCATGGTGGGCGCGGCGGTGGCCTATGTATCGGGCGCGCGCGCGGCCCAGCGGCGACCGGCACCCGAGGTGATGTCTTGGGCGCTGGTGCTGGCCTTGCCAGTGACGGCGCCCGGCTTGTGGTGGCAGTGGTCGCTCACGACCACGGGATGGGCGGCGACCGTGCAGCCCCAGGCCTGGTGGGCGCTGGCTTACGTGGCCTTGTGTTCCAGCTGGCTGGGTTTTTTTGCCTGGTACGCGGCCCTGGCACAGGACGCCATGCGGGTGAGTCAGTTGCAGTTGCTGCAGCCATTCGGGGCGATGGCGCTGTCGGCCTGGCTGCTGGGCGAACACGTCAGTGCCTGGGCACCGCTGTGCGCGGTGGGGGTGGCCTGGTGCGTGTGGCGCGGGCAGTCCCATCTGCGGCGCGGTGCGCCATCGGCGAGGTGA
- a CDS encoding aminotransferase-like domain-containing protein has protein sequence MTEALNRHSDQSLTEQLVQRFAHRIEHHLLPPGTRLPSVRECARTHQVSPYTVVAAYDQLQARGLVEARSQRGFYVRTLNSERPRTSPPPRRSPFEPTQPIDATALIRGMFHAPGQRAMPALGTLPPSWLDAGMLGAALRRVTQGNGLEALSLNYGDPAGDLRLRHALTHRLDEIGLKVDPGQLITTVGGAHALDTVSRTLLRAGDAVLVDEPGWAAEFARLQLMGMRILPVPRGVDGPDLNVLAQLARAHQPKLYVTVSVLHNPTSAMLSPGHAHQVLRLAEEHDFHILEDDIYAFLAPRHATRLSVLDELRRTIHISSFSKVLAPGWRVGYIAAPPSLVDRFTNTKLLSTLTTPPVLEQALAHCMEQGQLRRHCERVVSQLDAARARCMQLARHAGCQFITPPQGLFGWVDVGVDTERLTHPMLDAGWLIAPGTLFLAQRQPSTLMRINMATSQDAAFWKALQRARDQLR, from the coding sequence ATGACAGAAGCCCTCAACCGGCACAGCGATCAAAGCCTGACCGAGCAATTGGTGCAGCGCTTTGCCCACCGCATTGAACACCACCTGCTGCCGCCAGGCACGCGCCTGCCCTCGGTGCGCGAATGCGCTCGCACCCACCAGGTCAGCCCTTACACAGTCGTGGCCGCCTACGATCAGTTGCAGGCCAGGGGCCTGGTGGAGGCCCGAAGCCAGCGCGGCTTTTACGTGCGCACCCTGAACAGCGAACGGCCGCGCACCAGCCCACCGCCCCGGCGATCACCGTTCGAGCCCACCCAGCCCATCGACGCCACCGCCCTGATACGAGGCATGTTCCATGCGCCGGGCCAACGCGCCATGCCGGCCCTGGGCACCCTGCCACCCAGCTGGCTGGACGCCGGCATGCTGGGTGCTGCCTTGCGCCGAGTGACGCAGGGCAATGGCCTGGAAGCCCTGAGCCTGAACTACGGCGACCCGGCAGGCGATCTGCGCCTGCGCCATGCGCTCACCCATCGGCTCGACGAAATCGGCCTGAAGGTGGACCCCGGCCAACTCATCACCACCGTGGGTGGCGCCCATGCGCTGGACACCGTGTCGCGCACCTTGCTGCGCGCCGGTGACGCGGTGCTGGTGGACGAGCCCGGCTGGGCGGCCGAGTTCGCGCGCCTGCAACTCATGGGCATGCGCATCCTGCCCGTGCCACGAGGGGTGGACGGCCCCGATCTGAACGTGCTGGCGCAACTGGCGCGCGCCCATCAACCCAAGCTGTATGTCACGGTGTCGGTGCTGCACAACCCCACCAGTGCAATGCTGTCGCCAGGCCATGCCCACCAGGTGTTGCGCCTGGCCGAAGAGCACGACTTCCACATCCTGGAGGACGACATCTACGCCTTCCTGGCCCCGCGACACGCCACCCGCCTGAGCGTGCTCGACGAACTGCGTCGCACCATCCACATCAGCAGTTTCTCCAAGGTGCTGGCCCCAGGCTGGCGGGTCGGCTACATCGCTGCCCCGCCCTCCTTGGTTGATCGGTTCACCAACACCAAGCTGCTGTCCACACTCACCACGCCGCCCGTGCTTGAGCAGGCCCTGGCCCACTGCATGGAGCAGGGCCAGTTGCGACGCCACTGCGAACGGGTGGTGAGTCAACTGGACGCGGCTCGGGCCCGGTGCATGCAACTGGCGCGACACGCTGGCTGCCAGTTCATCACCCCGCCTCAAGGCCTGTTCGGCTGGGTGGACGTGGGGGTGGACACCGAACGGCTCACCCACCCCATGCTGGACGCAGGCTGGCTGATCGCGCCCGGCACCTTGTTTCTCGCGCAGCGTCAGCCCTCCACGCTCATGCGCATCAACATGGCCACCTCGCAAGACGCGGCGTTCTGGAAAGCGCTGCAACGCGCACGAGATCAACTGCGGTGA
- a CDS encoding DUF6279 family lipoprotein: MKSVVASPARVAVLAVVLLLSACSVLQMVYSQAPRYVQWRSNVAHHFNAEQYSLVKAVVHRWFAWHRQDQMPRVAALLALAADDVRGPVSPALACERRQAYLGLAKQGLARAAPLAAAVMVRLGPEQLARVRTFYTDINNDFRDDYLADDPREQAELAADFMLKWGSWVYGDFSDGQRQRLVAEVMALPFSARTVLDEFQRFQRQYVQLLRDIQTQGVTAEQASQRLQAMVLDGIDPQEPVRKVQMQRWVQAGCAFASWFQGQTTDEQRAHAARTLSGWQADVVEIASSP, encoded by the coding sequence ATGAAGTCTGTCGTTGCTTCCCCCGCTCGGGTGGCCGTGCTGGCCGTGGTGCTGTTGCTGTCGGCGTGCAGCGTGTTGCAGATGGTGTATTCGCAGGCCCCGCGCTATGTGCAGTGGCGCAGCAACGTGGCCCACCATTTCAATGCGGAACAGTACAGCCTCGTCAAGGCGGTGGTGCATCGCTGGTTTGCCTGGCATCGCCAGGATCAGATGCCACGGGTGGCCGCCTTGCTGGCCCTGGCGGCCGACGATGTGCGCGGGCCGGTGAGCCCGGCGCTGGCGTGTGAGCGGCGACAAGCCTATCTGGGGCTGGCCAAACAAGGTCTGGCGCGTGCGGCGCCGCTGGCGGCGGCGGTCATGGTGCGCCTGGGCCCTGAGCAACTGGCGCGGGTGCGGACCTTCTACACCGACATCAACAACGACTTCCGTGACGACTACCTCGCCGATGACCCGCGGGAGCAGGCCGAGCTGGCCGCTGACTTCATGCTCAAGTGGGGTTCATGGGTGTACGGTGATTTCAGCGATGGGCAGCGCCAGCGTCTGGTCGCCGAGGTGATGGCCTTGCCGTTCAGTGCGCGCACCGTGCTCGACGAGTTCCAGCGCTTTCAGCGGCAGTATGTGCAACTGCTGCGCGACATCCAGACGCAGGGGGTGACGGCCGAGCAGGCGTCTCAGCGCCTGCAGGCCATGGTGCTGGATGGCATCGACCCGCAAGAGCCAGTGCGCAAGGTGCAGATGCAGCGCTGGGTGCAGGCAGGCTGTGCGTTTGCATCGTGGTTTCAGGGGCAGACCACCGACGAGCAACGTGCCCATGCGGCGCGCACCCTGAGCGGTTGGCAGGCGGATGTGGTAGAGATCGCCAGCAGCCCGTGA
- the ftsZ gene encoding cell division protein FtsZ has translation MAIEMIENFDMGTQIKVIGVGGGGGNAVEHMIQEGVQGVQFICANTDQQALNRSSAEMQLQLGNSGLGAGAKPEAGRAAAEEAVDQIRNALDGSHMVFITAGMGGGTGTGAAPVIARVAKEMGILTVGVVTKPFEFEGGRRMKQADAGLAELEANVDSLIVVLNEKLLEVLGDDITQEEAFCKANDVLKNAVGGISDIIHIPGLVNVDFEDVKTVMSEPGKAMMGTATATGPDRATKAAEAAVACPLLEGIDLSGARGVLVLIAAGKANFKLSESRNAMNTIRRYAAEDAHVIYGTAYDESLGDALRVTVIATGLSGARRQQAPMTVVHSAPQAFARTGTDNIPVLTDPVGHVAPASMGRAAVGGNDFSGLNTPSVWRSGRTQASARVDALASNGMDEIEIPAFLRKQAD, from the coding sequence ATGGCAATCGAAATGATCGAGAACTTCGACATGGGCACGCAGATCAAGGTGATCGGCGTGGGCGGCGGCGGCGGCAATGCCGTCGAACACATGATCCAGGAGGGGGTGCAAGGCGTGCAGTTCATCTGCGCCAACACCGACCAGCAGGCCCTGAACCGCTCCAGCGCCGAGATGCAGCTGCAGCTGGGCAACTCCGGCCTGGGCGCTGGCGCCAAGCCCGAGGCCGGTCGCGCCGCGGCCGAAGAGGCTGTGGATCAGATCCGTAATGCGCTGGACGGCTCGCACATGGTGTTCATCACCGCCGGCATGGGCGGTGGCACGGGCACGGGCGCTGCGCCGGTGATCGCCCGCGTGGCCAAGGAAATGGGCATCCTGACCGTGGGTGTGGTGACCAAGCCGTTTGAGTTCGAGGGTGGCCGCCGCATGAAGCAGGCCGACGCCGGCCTGGCCGAGCTGGAAGCCAATGTCGACTCGCTGATCGTCGTGCTCAACGAAAAGCTGCTGGAAGTGCTGGGCGATGACATCACCCAGGAAGAGGCCTTCTGCAAGGCCAACGACGTGCTGAAGAACGCCGTGGGCGGCATCAGCGACATCATCCACATCCCCGGTCTGGTGAACGTTGACTTTGAAGACGTCAAGACCGTGATGAGCGAGCCGGGCAAGGCCATGATGGGCACCGCCACGGCCACCGGTCCGGACCGCGCCACCAAGGCCGCTGAAGCCGCGGTGGCCTGCCCGCTGCTGGAAGGCATCGACCTGTCGGGCGCGCGCGGCGTGCTGGTGCTGATCGCGGCCGGCAAGGCCAACTTCAAGCTGAGCGAATCGCGCAACGCGATGAACACCATCCGCCGTTACGCGGCCGAAGACGCGCACGTGATCTACGGTACCGCCTACGACGAAAGCCTGGGCGACGCCCTGCGCGTGACCGTGATCGCCACCGGCCTGAGCGGCGCCCGTCGCCAGCAGGCCCCGATGACGGTGGTGCACAGCGCCCCGCAGGCCTTTGCCCGCACCGGCACCGACAACATCCCCGTGCTGACCGATCCGGTGGGCCACGTCGCGCCCGCCAGCATGGGCCGCGCCGCTGTGGGTGGCAACGACTTCAGCGGGCTGAACACGCCCAGCGTCTGGCGCTCGGGCCGCACGCAGGCTTCGGCCCGCGTGGATGCGCTGGCCAGCAATGGCATGGACGAGATCGAGATCCCGGCCTTCCTGCGCAAGCAAGCCGACTGA